In Clostridium sp. DL-VIII, the following proteins share a genomic window:
- a CDS encoding ribose-phosphate pyrophosphokinase, whose product MNQLNHELGIIALESCKELGNAIDEYIRKSRNSTESYLIPIDEIRFSNGEGKVKISETVRGKDIYILCDVGNYSCTYKMFGIENHKGPDEHFQDIKRTVAAIRGKAARISVIMPLLYESRQHRRKGRESLDCALALQELERLGVEEIITFDVHDPNIQNAVPLLSFENIYPTYDIVKGILSNEESLELDKEKLLVISPDTGAMDRAIYYSSALGVDVGLFYKRRDHSTIVNGKNPIVQHEYMGRDVEGKDVLIVDDMIASGESVLDIAKELKKRNVRNIFVAATFAFFTEGFEKFNEAHKEGLISRIYSTNLTYIPQDLTDVEWYKTVDMSELTARIINRLNYDKSIAKYMDATRVIHTLLNK is encoded by the coding sequence ATGAATCAGTTAAATCATGAACTTGGAATAATAGCACTAGAAAGCTGCAAAGAACTAGGTAATGCTATAGACGAGTATATTAGAAAAAGCAGAAATTCTACAGAATCATACTTAATACCAATTGATGAAATTAGATTTTCTAACGGAGAAGGAAAAGTTAAAATTTCAGAAACTGTTAGAGGAAAGGATATTTATATCTTATGTGATGTAGGAAACTACAGCTGTACATATAAAATGTTTGGGATTGAAAACCATAAAGGGCCTGACGAGCATTTTCAAGATATAAAGAGAACTGTTGCCGCAATTAGAGGAAAAGCAGCAAGAATAAGTGTAATAATGCCGCTGCTATATGAATCAAGACAACATAGACGTAAAGGAAGAGAATCTCTAGATTGTGCGTTAGCACTTCAAGAACTTGAAAGATTAGGTGTTGAGGAAATCATTACTTTTGATGTTCACGATCCTAATATTCAAAATGCTGTTCCATTATTGTCTTTTGAAAATATATATCCAACTTATGACATAGTAAAAGGAATACTATCTAATGAAGAGTCATTAGAATTAGATAAAGAAAAATTACTTGTAATAAGTCCAGATACTGGAGCAATGGATAGAGCTATTTATTACTCAAGTGCACTAGGTGTTGATGTTGGTTTATTCTACAAGAGAAGAGATCATTCTACAATAGTTAATGGTAAGAATCCAATCGTTCAACATGAGTATATGGGAAGAGATGTTGAAGGGAAAGATGTATTAATTGTTGATGATATGATAGCATCTGGAGAATCAGTTCTTGATATCGCTAAAGAATTAAAGAAGAGAAATGTTAGAAATATATTTGTAGCAGCAACTTTTGCCTTTTTTACAGAAGGATTTGAAAAGTTCAATGAAGCTCATAAAGAAGGATTAATATCAAGAATATATTCTACTAATTTAACATATATACCACAAGATTTAACAGATGTTGAATGGTATAAAACTGTAGATATGTCTGAACTTACAGCTAGAATAATAAATAGATTGAATTATGATAAATCTATTGCAAAATATATGGATGCAACAAGGGTAATACATACTCTATTAAATAAATAG
- a CDS encoding histidinol-phosphatase HisJ family protein: MRYLSDYHLHSKYSFDSSQTIEEIIIKAISMNLSEICLTEHISFDPKDKSYNFFNFADYEDEIKKLSSKYFKKIKIKNGLEIGEYHLYKKEFDNFFKEHNLDFIIGSIHNLNGESLRVNILENGLNYSYETYFKEVLKFVQVGDFDVLGHLDVIQRYAFKEGGVYNLNDYKDYIYSILKAIVSRGKGIEVNTSGLCNNLLFPKLEILQMYKDLKGEILTVGSDAHTSNRVGDKINYTYDLIKNLGFKYVFTYDNRKLNDRLL, encoded by the coding sequence ATGAGATACTTAAGTGACTATCATTTACATTCAAAATATTCTTTTGATTCTAGTCAGACTATTGAAGAAATTATAATTAAAGCTATCTCAATGAATCTAAGCGAAATATGTCTTACAGAGCATATCAGTTTTGACCCTAAGGATAAAAGTTATAATTTTTTTAATTTTGCAGACTATGAAGATGAAATAAAAAAGCTTTCAAGTAAATATTTTAAAAAAATTAAGATAAAAAATGGATTAGAAATTGGAGAATATCATCTTTATAAAAAAGAGTTTGATAATTTTTTCAAAGAACATAATTTAGATTTTATAATAGGCTCAATACATAATCTTAACGGAGAAAGTTTGAGAGTAAATATTTTAGAAAATGGTCTCAATTATTCTTATGAGACTTATTTTAAAGAAGTCTTAAAATTTGTACAGGTTGGAGATTTCGATGTGTTAGGACATCTTGATGTCATTCAGCGTTATGCTTTTAAAGAAGGCGGTGTTTACAACCTAAACGATTATAAGGACTACATCTATTCTATTTTAAAAGCAATAGTTTCAAGAGGAAAAGGAATAGAAGTGAATACTTCCGGCTTATGTAATAATTTGCTTTTTCCTAAACTTGAGATATTACAAATGTACAAAGATCTCAAAGGCGAAATTTTAACAGTAGGCTCTGACGCTCATACTTCAAATAGAGTTGGTGATAAAATAAATTATACATATGATCTCATAAAAAACTTAGGTTTTAAATATGTATTTACTTATGATAATAGAAAACTTAATGACAGACTTTTGTAG
- a CDS encoding DUF503 domain-containing protein — translation MNILFMKVTLRAEWVHSLKEKRMIIRSITQKLKNKFNISVCEADAQDIHKIIVIGIAGIYANIAQSDSIMENILRFIESSTDAELIDIQNENIRTN, via the coding sequence ATGAATATTTTATTTATGAAGGTTACTTTAAGAGCAGAATGGGTACATTCATTAAAAGAAAAAAGGATGATTATAAGGAGCATAACTCAAAAATTAAAAAATAAGTTTAATATATCAGTATGTGAGGCAGATGCACAGGATATACATAAGATTATAGTTATTGGAATTGCAGGCATATATGCCAATATAGCGCAATCAGATTCTATTATGGAAAATATTTTGAGATTTATAGAGAGTAGTACAGACGCGGAATTAATTGATATTCAAAATGAGAACATAAGAACAAACTAA
- a CDS encoding C40 family peptidase, whose product MKKNYKIAVVATLLFFITSIINTLPALAEPKELSTEQAIQNIQECDNKIEYNMNKLTELKEQIIEKENDIKDNEKEVEAAQKKVDERDDKLAERLRGIQLNGGLEVTSMQYLDAVFSSGNILDALKKFSLVSQICDSDKKLISEAKESQKRLMDIQAGIEKEHEELQKNEEDVGKQIKELEDQKLNLLKYVHDNNGVLNYDMSITIPVTLSDDITGEARALIEEAEKNLKVPYLWGGDSPKGFDCSGLMQYVFKSQGINMPRMSQEQQSFVKTISINEIKPGDLVFNKPSESTHVGMYIGDGMYIQAPHTGDVVKISGLLNSNMKYAGRVLN is encoded by the coding sequence ATGAAGAAGAATTATAAAATTGCGGTTGTCGCAACTTTACTATTTTTTATTACGTCAATAATTAATACTTTACCAGCACTAGCGGAACCAAAAGAATTATCAACTGAACAAGCAATACAAAATATACAGGAATGTGACAATAAAATTGAATACAATATGAATAAATTAACTGAATTAAAAGAGCAAATTATTGAAAAAGAGAATGATATAAAAGATAATGAAAAGGAAGTTGAAGCTGCGCAGAAAAAGGTTGATGAAAGAGATGATAAATTGGCAGAGAGATTAAGAGGAATTCAGTTAAACGGAGGACTTGAAGTTACATCTATGCAATATTTAGATGCAGTATTTTCTTCTGGGAACATATTAGATGCTTTGAAGAAGTTTTCATTAGTATCTCAAATTTGTGATAGTGATAAAAAGCTTATATCAGAAGCAAAAGAATCTCAAAAAAGACTAATGGATATACAGGCTGGTATAGAGAAAGAGCATGAGGAGCTACAAAAAAATGAGGAGGATGTAGGAAAACAAATTAAAGAATTAGAAGATCAAAAATTAAACCTTTTAAAATATGTTCATGATAATAATGGAGTGCTAAATTATGATATGAGTATTACTATACCAGTAACTCTATCAGATGATATTACAGGTGAAGCTAGAGCGTTAATAGAGGAAGCTGAAAAAAACTTAAAAGTTCCATATTTATGGGGAGGAGATTCACCAAAGGGATTTGACTGCTCTGGGCTTATGCAGTATGTTTTTAAATCACAAGGAATAAATATGCCGAGAATGTCACAAGAACAACAAAGCTTTGTAAAAACTATTAGTATCAATGAAATTAAGCCAGGTGACTTAGTTTTTAATAAGCCATCAGAGTCAACACACGTAGGAATGTATATTGGAGACGGAATGTATATACAGGCACCGCATACAGGAGATGTTGTTAAAATCTCTGGGCTTTTAAACTCAAATATGAAGTACGCAGGAAGAGTGTTAAATTAG